ATATCGGCATCGACCTGGGTACCGCTAACACCCTGATTTACGTCTCTGGCAAGGGAATCGTGTTGCAGGAACCCTCCGTGGTGGCCCTGGATCTCGAACGTGGCGTGACCATGGCCGTTGGTGACGAGGCCAAGCTGATGTTGGGCCGCACGCCTGGAAATATTCGTGCTGTTCGCCCCCTTCGCGATGGTGTGATCGCCGATTTCGACGCGGCTGAGCAGATGCTGAAAACCTTCATTCAGAAAGGCAATGAAGGCCGCGGCATCGTGGCTCCTCGTCTGGTTGTGGGGATCCCCAGTGGGGTCACCGGCGTGGAGCGACGTGCTGTTCGTGAGGCCGGTCTTGCCGGAGCACGGGAAGTTCATCTCATTGATGAACCTGTCGCTGCTGCAATCGGCGCTGGTCTGCCGGTCACGGAACCTGTTGGCACGATGATTGTCGACATTGGCGGCGGCACCACCGAGGTGGCGGTGCTCAGCCTTGGTGGCACCGTGCTCAGTGAATCGGTGCGCGTTGCTGGAGATGAGATCAGTGACTCCATCGGGGTCTACCTGAAGAAAGTGCACAACCTCGTTGTGGGTGAGCGCACTGCAGAAGAGATCAAGATCCGCATCGGTTCGGCGTTCCCTGATAACGAGTTCGATCAGACGGTGATGGATGTTCGCGGCTTACACCTGTTGTCTGGACTGCCGCGAACCATTCAGTTGCAGGCAGGGGATCTGCGTGAGGCCATCGCTGAGCCTTTGAACGTGATTGTGGAGGCTGTGAAGCGCACCCTCGAGCGCACTCCGCCCGAGCTTGCCGCCGACATCGTCGATCGTGGAATCATGTTGGCCGGTGGCGGAGCGTTGGTCCGCGGCATCAGTGATCTGATCAGCCATGAAACGGGGATTTTCACCCACATCGCCGAGGAGCCACTCCTTTGCGTGGTTAAGGGTTGTGGTCAGGTCCTTGAGGACTACAAGCGTCTGCAGAGGGTGCTCGACACACCTGAATTTGTTCGCTCTGCTTCCGCTCTCTAATCGCCATGGGTTCCTCCCAGAGGCCCCAGGGCTCAAGGCTGCGCTCCATCCAGCGGCTATGGCCGTGGTTGGTGTTGTTGCTCGCTCTTGGTTTGGTGCGTCTGAGCAAAGGGGCTGGCTTTGCTGATGGCTTCGCCTTGCTGAGTCGGCCCTTCTGGCCGGGGGCTGCTCAGCGCGAGTGGATTGAGACTGCCAAACAGCAGGAGCAGCTCTCCCGGCTGGAGCTTCTGGAGCAAGACAACGCACGCCTGAGGGGTTTGTTGGCGCTTGATCAGCAGTCGTCGGGAGACTGGCTTCAGGCTGCGGTGATCTCGCGCACAGCATCAGGTTGGTGGCAACAGTTGCTGCTGGGCAAAGGTGCGACTGAAGGTGTGGGCAAGGATGATGCAGTGATCGGTCCTGGAGGCCTGGTC
This genomic window from Synechococcus sp. MIT S9220 contains:
- a CDS encoding rod shape-determining protein encodes the protein MLFRRFQLSRDIGIDLGTANTLIYVSGKGIVLQEPSVVALDLERGVTMAVGDEAKLMLGRTPGNIRAVRPLRDGVIADFDAAEQMLKTFIQKGNEGRGIVAPRLVVGIPSGVTGVERRAVREAGLAGAREVHLIDEPVAAAIGAGLPVTEPVGTMIVDIGGGTTEVAVLSLGGTVLSESVRVAGDEISDSIGVYLKKVHNLVVGERTAEEIKIRIGSAFPDNEFDQTVMDVRGLHLLSGLPRTIQLQAGDLREAIAEPLNVIVEAVKRTLERTPPELAADIVDRGIMLAGGGALVRGISDLISHETGIFTHIAEEPLLCVVKGCGQVLEDYKRLQRVLDTPEFVRSASAL
- the mreC gene encoding rod shape-determining protein MreC, giving the protein MGSSQRPQGSRLRSIQRLWPWLVLLLALGLVRLSKGAGFADGFALLSRPFWPGAAQREWIETAKQQEQLSRLELLEQDNARLRGLLALDQQSSGDWLQAAVISRTASGWWQQLLLGKGATEGVGKDDAVIGPGGLVGRVQSVTPTTSSVRLLTAPGSRIGVWLPRTQQHGLLVGLGTARPQLQFLDKDIQVRPGDLVSTSPASTLLPPNLPVAVVQSLNARSVPAPTALVQLIAPPDAIDWVQVKVR